The following proteins are co-located in the Hemiscyllium ocellatum isolate sHemOce1 chromosome 27 unlocalized genomic scaffold, sHemOce1.pat.X.cur. SUPER_27_unloc_4, whole genome shotgun sequence genome:
- the LOC132808265 gene encoding probable G-protein coupled receptor 139, with protein sequence MHAPVIAPFFLVSYSILAAIGAPANLLAIIILSRGRCNLSRCITFYLVAIAVTDFFVIMTAVILNRISRIYFRESILSTTPVCTLSVVLVYATRDCSVWLTVAFTIDRFVAICCQKLKTRYCTEKTASLVIGIVCALCCVKNIPFYFIYEPLYILDGISWFCNVKSNFYVWPAWQAYDWFFQIYTPFLPFFVILMLNVLTIRQIMVANRARRRLRGAEKQQDQEMAHRKRSIILLFTVSLSFLLLWAPLVGHFIYVRLKTESYFGGLDFSDPQYIFQEMTNTLQLFSSCNNVFIYAISQNLFRKELMSFLMYPFATLTNSFKRRVE encoded by the coding sequence CCAATTTGTTGGCAATCATAATTCTATCTCGAGGACGGTGCAATCTCTCCCGATGCATCACCTTCTACCTGGTGGCTATCGCAGTGACTGATTTCTTTGTCATCATGACCGCAGTAATCCTCAATCGAATCAGCCGCATCTATTTCCGGGAAAGTATCTTGTCGACCACTCCTGTGTGCACTCTCAGCGTCGTCCTGGTCTATGCCACGCGGGATTGTTCGGTCTGGCTAACAGTCGCTTTTACCATCGACCGTTTCGTTGCCATCTGCTGCCAGAAGTTGAAGAccagatactgtacagagaaaacTGCGTCTCTGGTCATTGGAATTGTATGTGCTCTGTGCTGCGTTAAGAACATTCCATTCTACTTTATCTACGAACCCTTATACATCTTAGATGGGATTTCGTGGTTTTGCAACGTCAAATCCAACTTCTACGTCTGGCCAGCTTGGCAGGCTTATGATTGGTTCTTTCAGATTTATACCCCTTTTCTCCCATTTTTCGTTATTCTGATGCTGAACGTCCTGACCATAAGACAGATCATGGTGGCCAACAGAGCCCGTAGGAGGCTCCGGGGTGCAGAGAAGCAACAAGACCAGGAGATGGCCCACCGCAAGAGATCCATCATCCTActgttcactgtctctctcagctTCCTCCTCCTGTGGGCCCCTCTTGTCGGACATTTCATCTACGTGCGGCTTAAAACAGAGAGTTACTTCGGTGGATTAGATTTCAGTGACCCACAGTATATCTTCCAAGAGATGACCAACACACTTCAGTTATTCAGTTCCTGCAACAACGTCTTCATTTATGCAATATCTCAGAATTTGTTTCGAAAGGAGTTAATGAGCTTTTTGATGTACCCCTTCGCCACCCTCACCAATTCCTTTAAACGCAGAGTGGAATAA